From the Erythrolamprus reginae isolate rEryReg1 chromosome Z, rEryReg1.hap1, whole genome shotgun sequence genome, one window contains:
- the LOC139153881 gene encoding olfactory receptor 2AP1-like has product MCGIQQENQTIVTHFLLLGFDDLQDLKLLLFLLFLIIYFVTMTGNILIIALISSDRHLQTPMYFFVGNLSCLETCYSSTILPRMLVSLLTGDGLISVKGCIVQFWFFGFLAATECYLLAVMSYDRYLAVCKPLHYMSLMDTRCCIQLVLISWLSGMIMVTTITLKMSQLNFCAPSEMNHFFCDFMPLMQHICCGSHLLLLSSFVTTSVATFPPFLLTLASYISIIITILRIPSAIGRKKAFSTCSTHLIIVTIFYGTLIVVYMHPNTVALNKMSKIVSLFYTVFTPLFNPLIYSLRNKEVSKSFKRAVRKYVIF; this is encoded by the coding sequence ATGTGTGGCATACAGCAAGAAAATCAAACAATCGTTACACATTTCCTCTTGCTGGGATTTGATGATCTCCAGGATTTGAAGCTACTCCTCTTCTTGCTTTTTCTCATAATCTATTTTGTAACCATGACAGGAAACATTCTCATCATTGCTCTTATTTCTTCAGACCGCCACCTTCAAACCCCAATGTATTTCTTTGTGGGGAATTTATCCTGCTTAGAAACTTGCTATAGCTCAACTATTCTACCAAGGATGCTAGTCAGCCTTTTAACTGGGGATGGGCTTATTTCTGTTAAAGGATGCATTGTGCAGTTCTGGTTCTTTGGATTTCTAGCAGCGACAGAATGTTATCTGCTGGCGGTGATGTCTTATGATCGCTACCTTGCAGTATGCAAGCCACTTCATTACATGTCTCTTATGGATACTCGTTGCTGCATTCAGTTAGTGTTAATTTCATGGCTCAGTGGCATGATTATGGTCACCACAATTACATTAAAAATGTCACAGTTAAATTTCTGTGCCCCAAGTGAAATGAACCATTTCTTTTGTGATTTCATGCCATTGATGCAGCACATTTGCTGTGGTTCTCATCTACTACTGTTGTCCAGCTTTGTAACTACTTCTGTGGCAACCTTTCCTCCATTCTTGCTCACCCTGGCTTCATATATCTCCATTATCATCACTATTTTGAGAATCCCTTCTGctataggaaggaagaaagcctTCTCCACTTGCTCAACTCACCTTATAATTGTTACAATATTTTATGGAACATTAATAGTTGTATATATGCACCCCAATACTGTAGCTCTCAACAAAATGAGCAAAATTGTCTCTCTCTTTTATACAGTCTTTACACCTCTTTTCAATCCTCTGATATACAGTTTGAGAAATAAGGAAGTGAGCAAATCTTTTAAAAGAGCTGTCAGAAAATAtgtgatattttaa
- the LOC139153882 gene encoding olfactory receptor 10AG1-like, with product MAVAEPENQTEITELYLMGFVGLGKLQVPVFYLFLLIYLATMVENILIIFLVVIDSHLHTPMYFFLGSFSFLEMCYSSNILPMMLTSLIHGGRKLISVTGCIIQYYLFGVLAVAECCLLTAMSYDRYVAICKPLYYRTLMNDKICLQFIIGSWIHGLFVMSIVLCLMHLLKLKFCGPSEINHFFCELNPILKLACSETYLLEFATTLLSILCILLPFLLTLASYIFIISTIMKTSSVSGRKKAFSTCSSHLVVVFIFYSTLMIVYILPKTDSLKRINKIVSLFYTILPPLFNPLIYSLRNREVIEALRKTVANLYTIEQM from the coding sequence ATGGCAGTGGCAGAACCAGAGAACCAAACTGAAATCACAGAATTATATTTGATGGGATTTGTAGGACTTGGGAAACTGCAAGTTCCTGTCTTCTACCTCTTCTTACTTATCTACCTTGCTACCATGGTTGAAAATATCCTGATCATTTTTCTGGTTGTTATTGATTCCCATCTTCACACCCCCATGTATTTCTTCTTGGGTAGTTTCTCTTTCCTGGAAATGTGCTACAGTTCTAATATCCTTCCAATGATGTTGACTAGTCTCATTCACGGTGGGAGAAAATTAATTTCTGTAACTGGTTGCATAATACAATATTATTTGTTTGGTGTCTTGGCAGTTGCTGAATGTTGTCTCCTAACGGCAATGTCGTATGATAGATATGTAGCAATCTGTAAGCCACTCTATTACAGAACATTAATGAATGACAAAATCTGCCTCCAGTTTATAATTGGATCATGGATCCATGGTTTATTTGTTATGAGCATAGTTTTATGTCTAATGCACTTGTTAAAGTTAAAGTTCTGCGGGCCCAGTGAAATCAATCACTTCTTTTGTGaattaaatccaatattaaagttAGCATGCAGTGAAACTTACTTGCTTGAATTTGCAACTACTTTGTTATCTATCCTATGTATCTTGCTTCCTTTCCTCTTGACTTTGGcatcttatatttttattatttctactaTCATGAAAACATCATCTGTCAGTGGAAGGAAGAAGGCTTTCTCAACCTGCTCCTCACATCTCGTGGTGGTATTTATTTTCTATAGCACATTAATGATTGTCTACATTTTGCCCAAAACAGATAGCCTGAAAAGAATCAACAAAATTGTATCTCTATTTTATACAATTCTGCCCCCTTTGTTCAACCCCCTGATATACAGTTTACGAAATAGGGAGGTAATAGAGGCCCTTAGAAAAACAGTTGCTAACTTGTATACCATTGAACAAATGTAA